In a single window of the Nicotiana tomentosiformis chromosome 10, ASM39032v3, whole genome shotgun sequence genome:
- the LOC104118167 gene encoding aspartic proteinase 36-like has product MGRASFTAAFTIVSFVFILINNYDVVSCLGFSNSSHRTTMFLPLFPPKDTSYRSSPSRRLLQKSPPNARMALHDDLLLNGYYTTRLWIGTPSQRFALIVDTGSTVTYVPCITCKQCGKHQDPRFQPEMSSTYQPVKCNIDCTCDNEREQCIYERQYAEMSSSSGVLGEDIVSFGNQSELAPQRAVFGCENRETGDLYSQHADGIMGLGRGDLSIVDQLVEKHVISDSFSLCYGGMDFGGGAMVLGGIKPPEDMVFTNSDPVRSPYYNIELKEIHVAGKALNLNPLVFDGNHGTVLDSGTTYAYLPEAAFAAFKNAVMKAVHSLKQIEGPDPNYKDICFSGAGSDISQLSKAFPPVDMVFTNGRKLSLSPENYLFRHSKVRGAYCLGIFQNGKDATTLLGGIIVRNTLVTYDREHETIGFWKTNCSELWGRLNSSPPPPALPSGLDNTNSTGSMASTLVPSGSPGYNAPGEIIVGFITFYMSLSMNYSDLKLRITELTHLIAQELGVNIAQVHLMNFSTKGNDSLVKWAIFPAGSANYMSNAAATEIIHRLAETRVRLPDTFGSYRIFEWGFEHLPKRTGWQQSYLIVVIALSVVLILGLSAFLGLLIWRRGQESPLPYERVETVVREQELQPLT; this is encoded by the exons ATGGGACGGGCATCGTTCACCGCTGCTTTCACGATCGTCTCCTTTGTATTTATACTGATCAACAATTACGATGTCGTTTCGTGTTTGGGCTTTTCGAATAGCAGTCATCGGACTACCATGTTTCTCCCGCTCTTTCCTCCCAAAGACACTTCTTATCGTTCCTCGCCTTCCCGTCGACTCCTCCAGAAAAGCCCGCCGAATGCTCGAATGGCTCTCCACGACGATCTACTCCTCAACGG ATATTATACAACCCGTCTTTGGATTGGAACTCCTTCCCAGAGGTTTGCTCTTATAGTGGATACTGGGAGTACTGTTACATATGTGCCGTGCATAACGTGCAAACAATGCGGCAAGCATCAG GATCCTAGATTTCAGCCAGAAATGTCAAGCACATATCAACCTGTAAAATGTAATATTGACTGTACATGTGACAATGAGAGGGAGCAATGCATTTACGAAAGACAGTATGCTGAGATGAGTTCTAGTAGCGGGGTGCTTGGAGAGGACATTGTGTCCTTTGGAAACCAAAGTGAGCTTGCACCCCAGCGAGCTGTTTTTGGATGTGAAAATAGGGAAACTGGTGATCTTTACAGCCAACACGCTGATGGTATAATGGGCTTGGGTCGTGGGGATCTCAGTATAGTGGATCAGCTTGTTGAGAAACATGTAATTAGTGATTCCTTCTCTTTGTGTTATGGAGGGATGGACTTCGGTGGCGGTGCAATGGTTCTTGGTGGAATAAAACCCCCTGAAGACATGGTCTTTACCAATTCGGATCCTGTACGCAG TCCATATTACAATATTGAGCTGAAGGAGATACATGTTGCTGGGAAGGCACTGAATCTGAATCCACTGGTTTTTGATGGAAATCATGGGACTGTGCTTGATAGTGGTACCACATATGCTTACCTTCCAGAAGCAGCATTTGCAGCCTTCAAGAATGCA GTTATGAAAGCGGTTCATTCTCTAAAACAGATTGAAGGGCCTGATCCAAATTATAAAGATATATGCTTTTCTGGTGCAGGAAG TGACATTTCACAACTCTCGAAAGCCTTTCCGCCTGTCGACATGGTATTTACAAATGGAAGGAAACTCTCTCTGTCCCCTGAAAATTACTTGTTCCGG CATTCAAAGGTGCGTGGTGCTTATTGTCTGGGGATTTTTCAGAATGGGAAGGATGCAACAACTCTTCTTGGAg GGATTATTGTCCGCAACACACTAGTCACTTATGATCGTGAGCATGAAACGATCGGTTTCTGGAAAACCAACTGTTCCGAATTATGGGGCAGACTTAATTCATCTCCTCCACCTCCAGCATTGCCCTCTGGCTTGGATAACACAAACTCCACAGGAAGTATGGCCTCTACACTGGTTCCTAGTGGATCTCCTGGGTATAATGCACCTG GGGAAATTATTGTTGGATTCATTACATTTTATATGTCATTGAGTATGAATTACTCGGACTTGAAGCTTCGCATTACAGAGCTTACCCATCTCATTGCCCAAGAGTTGGGCGTTAACATCGCACAG GTTCACTTAATGAACTTCTCAACAAAAGGAAATGATTCCCTTGTTAAATGGGCTATCTTTCCAGCAGGATCTGCAAATTATATGTCAAATGCTGCTGCAACG GAAATAATACATCGGTTGGCTGAAACTCGAGTTCGTCTTCCTGATACATTTGGGAGTTACAGAATATTTGAATGGGGCTTTGAACACCTGCCAAAAAG GACTGGATGGCAGCAAAGTTACTTGATCGTTGTTATAGCATTGTCAGTTGTGTTGATACTTGGATTATCAGCTTTCTTAGGATTGTTGATATGGAGACGGGGGCAAGAATCGCCTCTGCCATATGAACGTGTTGAGACCGTTGTGCGCGAACAAGAACTCCAACCACTAACGTGA